TACTCTTTGAGTAAACCCCTTTGCTACCAATCTTGCTTTGTACCTTGGTTTCTCAATCCCAGGAATTCCTTCTTTCAACTTGTATATCCACTTACTACCCACAAGCTTTTGACCATCTGGCTTATCAACTAATACCCAAGTACCATTCTTATCTAAAAAACTCATCTCCTCTTTCATTGCTGCATACCACTCACTCTTTTCTTTAGAACTCATTGCTTCTTCAAAAGTTTGTGGTTCATTTAAATCTTCCAATGCTGCAGCAGCTAAGGCAAATGCTGTTAGATCTTCTTCATCAGACCTAAACCTAACAGGAGGTACAATAGTCCTTCTAGGTCTATTTCTTGCCACACTATACTCTGTGTTTAACCTCTGCTCAACAGTACTATCTCTGGTCAACTCTACAGTATCATTATCCATCTTAGGTGCATTAAGCTCCACCTCCAATGGTAAACTATCTACTGTATCATCTTTCTTTACAAGGGTATCTCTGTACACTAGCTTTTCATTAAAAACTACATCCCTGCTTACAATCACTTTTGGTTTCTCATCTACACATTTCCAAAGCCTATAACCTTTGACACCTTCAGGATATCCTAAGAAAATACACTTTATTGCTCTAGGATCTAatttaccctgattcacatgtgcataaCAAACACAACCAAATATTCTCAAATGATCATAGCTTACAGCTTTCCCTGTCCATACTTCCATAGGTGTCTTTAACTCTATAGCAGTGGAAGGAGACCTATTAATCAAGTATGCAGCTGTGGTAACAGCTTCTGCCCAAAACATATGAGGTAAACCAGATTCTGATAACATGCACCTTACTTTATTGAGTAATGTTCTATTCATCCTTTCAGCTAAACCATTCTGCTGTGGAGTACCAGGAACTGTCAAATGCCTTGCTATACCATTTTCTTTACAATATCCATTGAATTGACCATTACAAAATTCTAAGCCATTATCAGTTCTTAACTTTTTAACTCTTCTTCCAGTTTGATTTTCAACTAGAACTTTCCATTCTTTAAACTTGGCAAAAGCTTCATCCTTACGTTTTATCACGTATACCCAAACCCTTCTTGAACAATCATCTATAATTGACAGAAAATACCTAGCTCCACCTAGAGATGAAGTCCTAGCAGGCCCCCACAAGTCTGAATGCACATAATCAATAATGCCCTTTGTGGTATAATTGCTTTTACTAAATTTGACCCTATGTGATTTACCAAACACACAGTGTTCACAGAATTCAACATCACTAAGTATCAACTTTCCAAATACTTGTTTCTTATTCAACTCAACAAGCCCTTGACTACTTATGTGTCCCATCCTCTTATGTATGCCGAATTTGAAATTTCCCGTGCATTGATATAAAGTTATTTTCTTTCATTCATGTAATGGCAAGAAGAGAACCCTTTAGATGAATACATGTATGCAAAACAGATTAGTATGTAATTCTTTATGAGAAATATTCACATGTGATTGTAAGATCCAATCACATGTGACTGTCCCGCATTTTTAAATCATAGTCATTGATTATATTGATCCAAGGGCAGGCTCTGGTTTTCAAGCAAAATTAAGGATATGATGCAAATGAATATTACTCAATTCTTTATTTATGCACAGAACGTTGGAGTACATACATATAGTACATAAACGGGGGTAGTAAAAAGAGTATGTTGATCATGTGAACAATAACGCTCATGAGCTGTAGTAtggtagataataataataataataataataatatagatctatGTAGGTAAGAAGAAAATAAGGAAAAATTCACATGGCTTAGTTTCaacttattatttttgtttcttgCTAGTTGCTACTGTATGGCCTTGATATTTACTTACTTTTATTTAGTGGGTTAGTTTGATTTGATGTTTTCTAGCAGGATTAGTTAGATAGTGAGGTCGCATCAGTTTCCTTTCGGAGAGCTTTACTATGTTTGAAAATGTTTCACTTCGTATCGAAAAGTTCTGTCAAATGTTCAATTATCGTTATTGTATGCATGTGATCTCTTTTAACCTGTCATGCTAGAAAAAATACTACTACTTGTTAAGAAGTTATTAAAATGTTGATAGTATAAGATAATTATACTAATTATTGATTTATCTGTTTTCTGTaataaacttttttttttcttttttttttaaaggcaaactcacacaaaTATTTACAATAATTCACGAAATATGTCCACAGCGGGACTTGAACCCTCGTTGAAAGGGCTACCACGATACCGCCAAACCAATGACCCTTTGGTATTTTCTGTAATAAACTAATGATGGAAGTAAAAAACAAGACAAATTAAATTCATTTTTCTTATGGTTGATCATACTTTTATTTGATTATTATCTCTTTAACGTATTGGTTGTCTACCAGAGTCCAGATGTACCAAATGAAACTGGTATACCAATTACAAGCGTACAAATTATCCAGGTTGATTGATGTCATGTAGTGAAAAAAGGTTTGacttttttaaaaagtcaaagttcAATTAATTGGTAGGAGTTGTTGTTTTATGGTGTCATCAAAACATAATTTTCAACAATTGGTGTTCCTTTGTCAAATAAAACTTTTAAAAATCATGGAGTTGTTGAAGATACCACCTTTTTAATTTTGTCTACTAATTTCAACTACCTTGTGACTACTTCCCTTTATTTTCAACACATTGTGATCATCCATACTGTTCTACCATGTACCTAACTACTAAATTCCATATATATTACTTATGATCTTAAAGACACATTTATAGTACTACCCATTTTTCGAAGCAAAAATGTTGCGAAAATTTGGTCTAATTTGGTCAAGGATCAGAGCTCGAATGTTCACATGGAGGATACGAACAAAAAAGATTACAATCAAGAGATTCAAGAAGAAAAACTCGTTCTTGGTCCATGGTCAAAAGATTGGTCAAACTGCACCTGATCGTATTCGTGTTGCTTCTTTTAACGTTGCTATGTTCTCACTTGCGCCTGCAGTTGCTAAATCGGATGGACATTGGGTTGACGGTGTTCGTGGGCAGGAAAACGGTGAACTGAAGAGCATTTTGAAGAATTCTCCTTTGCATTCGGGCTCAAATGGGAACGAAAATTTTGTTAAAAAAGTTTTGATAAATCTTCCTGAAAACGAGATATCGATGGCTCAGAATCGGGTCCTGAGAAGCCCGATTTGTTTCCCGTTGATCGGGTGGATCGAAGACGGGAGTAGAAGCATTTTTGATGTGCTAAGAGAAGTTGACGCCGATGTATTGGCTTTGCAGGATGTTAAGGCTGAAGAAGAAAACGAAATGAAACCGTTGTCTGATTTGGCTTTTGCTCTTGGTATGAATTACGCGTTTGCTGAAAGTTGGGCCCCCGAGTACGGGAATGCAATTTTGTCGAAATGGCCCATAAAGAGCTCGAAAGTTCAAAAAATATATGACGAACACGATTTTAGGTATGACGTAGGTGTTGTTCGTTTTAtcatcttattatgtcttatgtctctGCTCACTATTTGTTTTTCTGAAAAATAAGATAAAATATTGCTTATTTTTGTCTACAaactcgcagacttagaaatatgcttctaGTGCGGACAAAATTAAGTTATTTTAGCTTTCACTATTCAACATACAAACCTTTAAGCCACATCTTTTCTAGATACATGTTTTCCAgacaaaaacattttaaaaaacaTCACAGTTAGCATATGATCATGTGACTCTTTAGAGCTAAAAATATAACTTGCCACTTTTAGTACTTGATTCAATGTTGTTTTAACCCTGAAAAGGATCAAATTGTTCCTATAGCGATTCACTCAGTCTTTCGAGTATTATTGTATACTCCGTATCTAATAAATATGTACAGGAACGTGCTTAAGGCGACAATTGATATCCCACGAACAGGTGAATTAAACTTTTACTGCACACAACTTGATCACCTAGACGAAAATTGGAGGATGAAACAAATAAATTCTATCATCAAATCAAGCGATCAGCCCCATGTTTTGGCTGGTGGCATCAATTCGCTTAGCGGATCAGACTACTCGTTTAACAGATGGACAAATATCATCAAGGTAACAAAACTGCATCATTAACTGAATTGTTTGGATTATATAATAAATCCATTGATTTGTGAGAGTGCAAGCAAATTATGAGTTTTTTAAAAGTTCTGTTATTGCTCTACTACTACTTTTAATCACAAATTTCTTAAATTAAGAAAAATGAACACTTGCACAAATTTTGGCTGCAAATGAACAGATTTTGCTCCTGTCTATTTAGGGGGCTAAAAAGATACTTCTAATCAAGACTGTCTCTTTTCTTTTTTGCTTTTTTTGAACTAAAAGATGTCAACTTTTATCATGTATATGTTTCCTTAATTCTGATTAATTAACATAATCACATTCAAAAGTATGGTTATAGTACTATGAAGAGTTGGGAAAACCGACACCAAGAACGGACGTGATGAGGTTTCTACACGAAAACAATTACATTGATGCCAAACATTATGCAGGTGATTGTGAGCCTGCTGTGATCATCAGTAAAGGCCAAAGTACGTATTACAACATTTAATTTTGTAGCAAGTATATGTTACACAAGGTGTAATTGTCTTAAGATTTTTGTATTAGGTGTACAAGGAACGTGCAAGTATGGTACACGAGTGGATTATATATTAACGTCGAAGGACTTGGCATATCAATTTGTGCCAGGATCTTACTCTGTAGTATCCTCAAAAGGCACATCGGATCACCATATCGTTAGAGTCGATCTAGTGAAAGTTAAGGAGGGTGGTCAGCATAAGACACGACgaactacaaattttaaacaaagttTTGTCAAATTAGCACGACAGATTGATGTATGTACATACACATAAAGTTATTATTTAACGCCTAATTAATATCCGGAACTGGTTACAAAATATATAGCTGAAAGGGATTGTAATTAGGGATTGAGAGTTTGAGACGATTTGAACTAGCTATGTAAGAACTAGTCATCGTAGTTTGAATTTTAAGTCATGTTTCTATATTTACTTTCCAACTTATAAACCAAGCTTTTGATGTTCATGGTTGAAGTTTTTTGTTTTCATATCGTTACTCAGATGTACACGGTCTAAGTGGGTTGTTAAACTGTTGTGTGGTGTTGCACCAGTTGCTaaagcaagggtgttttgttgtGACCATTTACGACCTTTTCATTTGCAGGTTTGAACTTGAAACATTTTGTGAGGATATTATGACCTAGGTACAGTATTTAGATCTACCAAATATATGTAGGACATACAATTGATAcaattaccaaataaataaaaaaatatgttaATGAAATTTTTTACAAAACTTGTAATAAAAGAACTAGAAAAATGAACCTCTTGCCTATTCTTTTTTGGGGGTAagcataaaaacaaaaacaaaaacattaGATTGATGATCCAACAATATTAATCATGTAATCTAACCATTAAAACTAATATCACAATGATCATCTATGTCtctatatacatgcatacatacaaTCTTGTATATATCCATAAACATCACACACCACCTTCACCATTTCATCCTTCCTTTATTCCTTCCATGACGCACATTCACCCAAGTCGAAGCAGGCTACATATATGTTTTGTAGCAGAATCATCAAAACCGTCATGATCAACCATGGAGTCATCTTTTTTATTAAAGAAGGATGGGAGCGGTAGAGACCTTGGTGAGGGAGAATGAAAGTAAGCCGATCCAGCATACGAATCATCAAAATTCGGCTTCAACTCTCGTTCTCTTCTTGACGCTGAGCCCATTTTCTGGTAACCGTTATTGTTTCGATTTTTTCGAACGATCACTGGAGCTACATTGATGATGAAACAATCTTGTGGGCGCAACAACTCCGTACCCATCAGCTTTCTTGCGAAAAGGAGGTGGGTAtggagaaaaagaaaagaaaactaaGTTCTAAGACAAACAATTTTTCGAAAATGTATCTATGTAGCTATAAATGGTTTGTGTTAGTTATATAAATTAGAGCATGAAGAGTGGTtggtgaagagaaaaagatgggtTGGGTACCACCAATGAGTTCTCATATTGAGCGGATGACATTGGATCTTGTTTGGCTGTATATGGCTTGTCAAATTTCAATTCTAATCATATAGAACAATTTTAATGTTTATCAAATCATATGATTGATGAGTTAAGAGAAGTAATCCCTGAATTCATCAATTTGCTTGAAATTTaagggaccaatcagagtgcgacatgtggcgcgacaatcacatgtgattgaaaaaaaattcaaaattttttttttttaaaaaaaaattttgaaaattttttttcgaaattttttttttttgaaaatctttttttttgaaattattttttctaatttttttttttaaatttagcatgtcaaattcacatgtgattgtaaaacacaatcacatgtaattctgcatgtcaaatcaaatcacatgtgattgaataaaaaaaattcaaatttttttttaaaaaaaaaattcaaattttcttttttttcaaaaaaaaaattcagcAGGAAACAGATTTTAATTCGATGATTTGattaagtttgttagcgtttcgtgatcatatctttaaaatttcagactttaattcggtgatttgatcaagttttgatcaaaaactttgtatttaaaggttttagcacaaatttactaaaattcgtcattttaataaataaaatttgtttcaatcaatgtgattgggttttacaatcacatgtgattggcatgcagaatcacatgtgatttactgcatgtcaaattcaattacatgtgattgaaaaaaaaatcgtaaaacaaaaaaaaaatcgaaaaaaattaaatttttttttttgaaaaaattttgtttttttttcaatcacatttgATTATCGCGCAacgtgtcgcactctgattggtcccttgaatctcaacttaaaagttggtttcatttgaatatttgaATATTTCTCTGATGAGTTAAATCAATTTACAACGAAACCTTACATGTTTAGTGATGGTGATGCGTAATAATCGAGTTATAAAAAGAATGTGATTAATGATTTCTTTATAATACTAAAACACACCCCATTTTTGGTCGTTTGGGGTGTGTCTATGCTTGAAAACGACaattcatataataataattattattatttatgtaacgacccgtcaaaatcgctattgacgcggcacattaatcattgattccacagtgaggttttgacctctatatgatacgttttgataaaatattgcattcattaaaataagtaactttctaaacatagaaagttataaacatgtgggcgagtgcttaggtataagcaaaaccccgaaatacataagtctttaatttacaggttgacatcacagtccaattatttattacacaacgcagttttattttgaatgcaataaactttgtacaaagcatgagagactccatgcaggcaacaagcacatcacagcggaagcattctaaggacctgagaataaaacatgctaaaaagtcaacacgaatgttggtgagttataggtttaattgctcgagtcataaacatatataaagatagaccacaagatttcatcaaaagtttatcaatagattctacgtaacagagcaccctggtaactaaacttaacgctatagtgataattaccccattcgttttaatacacgcaaaccaacgtgtcttaaactcaaataacatacgtccgttaaaaggctagtgctctagctcggacggggatgtcaagccctatggatccatatacaattattcgcgcccaccagtccatatcctatgtactggcagctactagttaccaaagctaagggattttcggtttaactcagtgtagaatttagtatgtacttgtgtcttatcgcgtttaaaataaattgcatatattctcagcccaaaaatatttaaagtatttaaaaagggagactataaactcacagttcaatattgagactcaatattgtaggcaaattgcgtagacgtaatgatggtagacgactgtatggttggccttggattcaagaacaataccccgaacaatacccaatatttccttagcttatagtggtttaaaacccgaattaaaacaccctcgaatatactttattattattaaacttaaatttaaaattataattagaatttaaatataaatttttattactgaagaaaaaaatatgtgataattcgtcgagcaaaacaggcgtatttatattacttttccgtttactgtagctcatgcgatcgcatgagttttcagtgtttttgccatgcgatcgcatggccgccttttctgtttttgtttggtagtttgtcgacatcaaatagtgttactgtagcaaatagtattttactgtagcaaataatctgctcaattggatgctggttcatcaaatagctggttgtagaacacacagcatcttgatcatcagctggttcagatgagtgagcagcaacagaaggttgctgatcaatatcagtagaatcagtaccagcttgtgatctctcagaaccagcagacctaggctcatagtgttttacagcaacaaatagtgtttactgtagcaaatagtgtttactgtagcaaatagtgtttactgtagcaaatcactgtagcaaagtcgtttttcactgtagcactgtagcaaaatacggtttcactgtagcaaatagtgttttactgtagcaaatagtggtttactgtagcaaatagtgttttactgtagcaaatagggttttactgtaggaaagtcgtttttacttgtacatatatatatatacatacatataattggtcatgaatcgtcgagagtaatcaaaggtaattgtatatatgaaacagttctaaaattttgagactcaatctaacagactttgtttagcgtgttaaaataataaa
This genomic window from Rutidosis leptorrhynchoides isolate AG116_Rl617_1_P2 chromosome 2, CSIRO_AGI_Rlap_v1, whole genome shotgun sequence contains:
- the LOC139888247 gene encoding uncharacterized protein translates to MGTELLRPQDCFIINVAPVIVRKNRNNNGYQKMGSASRRERELKPNFDDSYAGSAYFHSPSPRSLPLPSFFNKKDDSMVDHDGFDDSATKHICSLLRLG
- the LOC139891364 gene encoding uncharacterized protein codes for the protein MFTWRIRTKKITIKRFKKKNSFLVHGQKIGQTAPDRIRVASFNVAMFSLAPAVAKSDGHWVDGVRGQENGELKSILKNSPLHSGSNGNENFVKKVLINLPENEISMAQNRVLRSPICFPLIGWIEDGSRSIFDVLREVDADVLALQDVKAEEENEMKPLSDLAFALGMNYAFAESWAPEYGNAILSKWPIKSSKVQKIYDEHDFRNVLKATIDIPRTGELNFYCTQLDHLDENWRMKQINSIIKSSDQPHVLAGGINSLSGSDYSFNRWTNIIKYYEELGKPTPRTDVMRFLHENNYIDAKHYAGDCEPAVIISKGQSVQGTCKYGTRVDYILTSKDLAYQFVPGSYSVVSSKGTSDHHIVRVDLVKVKEGGQHKTRRTTNFKQSFVKLARQIDVCTYT